AATAGGGTTATGGGAATAGAGCAATACATCGCTCCGAAGTTTGCCATTACACATAAAGGCAACACGAAGCATCAAATGAGAATCCTCTCCTTAAGCTATATGGATTATGAAAAGGATAATGTCGATATGCTTAGCCTTACCCTTGCTCCTCACTCTAAGCTCCCTAGCTTTGGTGATAGAATCGAACTCCTCTTAGGCAGGAGTGCGCTTAATTTTATGGGTGCATTTTATGTTAGTAGCATTAAAGAAAACTATTTACAGCATTACACCATAGAAGCCACGAGCATTGATTACACCAAAGAATTTAAAATCATCAAAAGCCGCAGCTTTGAATCTCTCTCCTACGCACAAATACTCCAAAGTATCGCAAGGGAAAATAATCTCAAAGCCAAGCTTGATTTTAAGTATCAAGATTCTATTACGCATCTTGAGCAAAATGATGAGAGCGATTCTGCTTTATGCAAAAGACTAGCTGATGAGCTAGATTGTAGCTTTAGTGTCAAAAATGACACATTGATATTTTTAGATAGAGATAAAAGCTTTGATAGGCGCACTTATACAATCAATGCAAGAGATACACTAAGTCTAGAGATAGAGTATTTTGCACAAAAGCATTACAAAAGCGTGGAGCTTACTTATCAAGATGAGAGTGGCAATACGCGTAATGTCAAAGTCGGCAAAGGTGTGCCGATTTACAGAATGAGCCGAGAGGCAAAAGATGATAATCACGCCTTACAAATGGCTACCACAAGACTTCAAGCCTTAAATGCAAAAAAGACAAAAGGGCATTTAAGTGCCATAGGCAGAGTGCTTTTTGCAGGGGGATATTTATCACTCACAAAAGATTCCACCACCAGCACGCATATCATCACACAAGTAACGCATCATCTTAACTCTCAAAGCTGGAATATGAATGTAGAATTTGAAAGTGAGCGGTAGGTTAAGGGATAATACTTAGAATCTAGATAAGTGCTCTTACCTAAGAAATACTAATCAAATACTAAAAAACTGACAATGATACCTTTTAAGCCACAAGTAAAAAAAATAATGGTAGAATTCAGCCTCCATATTTTTTATTTTTATTTTAAAGGCATAATTTAGAGTAGGGAATTCCAACACAAGGACCATAATAATGAAAAATTCAAAGAGGTTGCTTCGTGCAAGTTTTGGCAAGGTCGGCTATATTAATATTTCTGCACTCAATACAGGAAGTATATCCAAAAATGTCTATGGTGAAAAGAATCCTAGTGGATTAAAAGAGGCTATTATAAAGGCAAATAAAACACTTGATAGGCTTTACGAAAAATATGAACGAAGATAATCTTAAGAGATTTTTTAGTATTTATTTTCAATATATTGAAGTTGAGCTTTTCACCTCAATGCTTGAAAGCTCTCTTGTAGGAAGGAATACCGATGTAATTATTACCTTTCAAGATACTTTCTACTTATTGGTATGCAAGAATATGGAAGAAAAAGATATAAAAAAAGCTCTAGATGATTTACAAGAAGTTACTAAAAAATATGCCAACAATTCGCATTTTAAGCTGGATAAGCGACATCTTAATTATCAAGAATCTACAAAAATTCCAGTGGGTTTTTTTGACAATCCAAAATTTACCAGTTTGCTTAAAGAATATCAAGTAGCATATCAAGATTTTTTACAATATCTACCGCATATAGACTTGTCAGAAGATGTAAGACAACGATTCCAAATTAGAAAGAAAGAACAAAGTTCAATTTTGGTTCAAGCTGTGTTAGAGTTTAATAATGCACTTGCACACATAGCAAATATTATTTATTATGGCAAGGATGATAATAACAATCTAGGGAAGGCACAAAATCATCTCTATAGAGCTATTTTGGACTATTACAAGATGTTGCTTCGTTTTATTATACCACAAATAAATATACCACATCGATTGATAGAATGCTATCATCAAATCCGCATTAATGAATTTTTACAACTTGGAAAGGATATTAAAGATAAGGATTTTACAACAAGATACAAAGAACTCTTTAATGAATGTATGCAGCTTCAACCTGTCAAAGCAAAACAAACAAGTAAAGTCAAATAACTTTTTGTTTAAAAAAATCTTATACACCTACCTAAAAATAAAAACTTAGAAACCTATTTTTTATAGACTAACCAAGCTATAGCCATTAAAATCTTTGGTAATGCTCCCCTTGACATCAAGGGAAATGGGATAGATTTATCTTTTATAATTTAAAATTCCTACACCAACACCCCGCTAATACTAAATTCTTTGGTATGATACACCACATTCCGACTTGAATCCATCAGCCAATCTTTGCTCTTAGAGCTAAATTTATCGATGATAATCTTACGCAAAGAGCTAGATTCTAATGTCGAAAAGCTTAGCGGTGTGCGCTTTTTGATGCTATCCACAAAGCCATTAAAATGCTCCAAATGCTCTACAAAGATTCTCGCTTCAAAGCTTATCCTCTCTTCATTCCCACCAAGCTTGAGGTAATAATTTTGAGAGAGGGTTTCTACCTTAGAGATACCAAGATTTAGCTCATAATCAAGCGATTCTATATTGTGAAAAGTCGTGAAGATAAACCTATCAATCTTAATGATTTTTTCATTCTCTCGTGGTGCGATGCTTTTTAGCGGTGTATTGAGAGCTTGTTTTTCTAAGTCTTTGAGATGCTCAAACCTCGCCTGATTTTCCTTAGCTCTTGAGAGATTTTTGATATTTATCATCACCTAACTCCTTTAAAACTTAATCCTCATAGCTATAACTATTGCTTGCAATAGCTCTAGCGACTTCATTAGCATTTGCACTTGTTGTGATATAAATCGTTTTGTTATCATTGATTTGCCTACTTTGCGCGGAGTTATAGAAATTTTGTGCGTTTTGTTGCTGCGAAGCTATCGTGCTATCGACTAAGCCTTGTGTGCTAAGAGCTGGGGAGAGTGAATTTATAGAATCTTGGGAATCCGTAATGCCTAAAAAATCACTAACTGCCCTCGCTCCACTTAGCACCTTGTCAATCCCTTGAGCGATAAAGCCAAATACCCCTTTAAACCACTCTATGATAGGCGACATTGCCTCTTTTATCCACTCCCACACCGCGACTAATCGTGGCGCGATACTCTCCCAATTCTCCGATACATAGGAAATAGCCACGCCAATGCCTACCATCAATGCCCCTATGCCTGTGGCGATTAACGCTCCTCTCACGCCCCACATACTCATTTTAAAGATTCTAGCAAACCACTGCGTTGTAACGCCCCATGCTTTTGTAGCGAGATTTGCCATTTTGCTTACTACAATGTGAGTTTTTGTAGCGACACTTGAAGCGATAAGAGCAACGCGATGTTTTGCAAGAGCTAAGGTATTGCCTATGGTAGTAAATCTCAATGCAATAAAAGATTTTGTTAGGGGATAAGTAAAAAGTGTCAATAAGGCACTTGCACTCTTTACAGCGATAATAACTACTTTTAAACCAACAAGCGCAACTCCTGTCCAACTTATTGCTCCTGTTATAGCAGGGAATCTCTCTAACCACTCTGCAAATTTACTAGCCACAGAAGCGGTCATTTTCATAACCTTTGCTAGAGTCGGCAAAAAGACACTTCCTACAGCATTAGCTATCCTAGTAAAACTATTTTGCATTAATTGTATCGCATTTGCAGTAGTATTACTCACTTCATCAAATTCCTTTTGCATTGAGCCTAAATAATTCTCTTTATTTGCCACAAGCCCTAGAATCTTATCAAATTCCCCCATATTTGCAGTAATTTGTGCTATTTTGGGTCCCGCCTCTTCTCCAAACATATCTTTAAGGATTCCAATTTTTGCACTCTGCTCCACTCCCTCGATTGACTTTAACACCTGCCTTAAACCTTGCAAGGGATTATCACTCATCATTTCTTTAAGTTCCTCCCCACTTAAGCCTATTTTGCCTAGCGCACTTTGAAATCGAGTTGTGCCACCATCAGCATTCCCCAAAACACTTAGCATTTTATTGATAGCCGTCCCCGCTTGGTCAGCTGGAATCTTCATATTAGCAAATGCCCCTGCTAATCCTGCAGTCTGCTCGGCACTTAAACCAATCGTTTTTGCCATACCTCCAATACGCCCTAATATTGCTACGACTTCTCTAGGACTTCCTGCACTCTTTGCCCCGATATAATTAATCGCATCGCCTAGCTCTTTTACTTCATCAATGCCTATGCCCATTTTTTTCATAAGCCCTGCTATGGTATCCCCTGCCTCGCTTGTATTCATATCAAAGGCAGTGCTCATTTTTGCCACGACATCAGTAAAGGGGATAAGTATATTTTTCTCTAATCCTAGTTGCCCCCCACTTGCCACGATTGCGGTTAAATCTTTAGCCGCTAAAGGAATAGTTTTAGTTAGCTCCCAAATTTGGTTTTCAAATCCCTTTAGCTCCTCTTTGCTTGCAAAATCTACGACTTTTTTGACATCTGCCATTGAGCTTTCAAACTCCATAGCTACAGAGATAGGTTTGCCTACTATACTTTTAAAAGAAGCATATGTGCCAAGTATTTGATAACGCATAGAATCTATTTTTGCATTCGCTGCACTCAAATCTAAGTCCAATTTTACTCTCATTGCCTCTTTTAATTTCTTTTTCATCTCATTAATGCTTTGGGTAGGTAATATAGGTCCCTGTAATGATTTACCTATCTTAAATTCTGTGTTTAGTTTATTTTTTAAATTTTTCAAAGGTGCATCGATGGTTTTACTTAGAGCCTCACTCGTATCTCTAGTAACTTTATCAATAGCACTTGATAATGCACTCATCTCGGGAATTAGTTTTAAAGTAAGCTGTGTTTGCATTTTGAAAATCCTTGTG
The Helicobacter sp. MIT 05-5293 genome window above contains:
- a CDS encoding contractile injection system protein, VgrG/Pvc8 family, with the translated sequence MGIEQYIAPKFAITHKGNTKHQMRILSLSYMDYEKDNVDMLSLTLAPHSKLPSFGDRIELLLGRSALNFMGAFYVSSIKENYLQHYTIEATSIDYTKEFKIIKSRSFESLSYAQILQSIARENNLKAKLDFKYQDSITHLEQNDESDSALCKRLADELDCSFSVKNDTLIFLDRDKSFDRRTYTINARDTLSLEIEYFAQKHYKSVELTYQDESGNTRNVKVGKGVPIYRMSREAKDDNHALQMATTRLQALNAKKTKGHLSAIGRVLFAGGYLSLTKDSTTSTHIITQVTHHLNSQSWNMNVEFESER
- a CDS encoding CJH_07325 family protein, coding for MKNSKRLLRASFGKVGYINISALNTGSISKNVYGEKNPSGLKEAIIKANKTLDRLYEKYERR
- a CDS encoding phage tail tape measure protein, which encodes MQTQLTLKLIPEMSALSSAIDKVTRDTSEALSKTIDAPLKNLKNKLNTEFKIGKSLQGPILPTQSINEMKKKLKEAMRVKLDLDLSAANAKIDSMRYQILGTYASFKSIVGKPISVAMEFESSMADVKKVVDFASKEELKGFENQIWELTKTIPLAAKDLTAIVASGGQLGLEKNILIPFTDVVAKMSTAFDMNTSEAGDTIAGLMKKMGIGIDEVKELGDAINYIGAKSAGSPREVVAILGRIGGMAKTIGLSAEQTAGLAGAFANMKIPADQAGTAINKMLSVLGNADGGTTRFQSALGKIGLSGEELKEMMSDNPLQGLRQVLKSIEGVEQSAKIGILKDMFGEEAGPKIAQITANMGEFDKILGLVANKENYLGSMQKEFDEVSNTTANAIQLMQNSFTRIANAVGSVFLPTLAKVMKMTASVASKFAEWLERFPAITGAISWTGVALVGLKVVIIAVKSASALLTLFTYPLTKSFIALRFTTIGNTLALAKHRVALIASSVATKTHIVVSKMANLATKAWGVTTQWFARIFKMSMWGVRGALIATGIGALMVGIGVAISYVSENWESIAPRLVAVWEWIKEAMSPIIEWFKGVFGFIAQGIDKVLSGARAVSDFLGITDSQDSINSLSPALSTQGLVDSTIASQQQNAQNFYNSAQSRQINDNKTIYITTSANANEVARAIASNSYSYED